cattgcagttttaagaaaaataagagttaagaaaatatttactaaataaacatgtgtaaaaaatgtaaatgtaaataaaagagcaacaaaacaataacaatagcgagggggtgccagtaccgagtcaatgtacagggctacaggttagtcgaggtaattgaggtaatatacgtaggtaggggtaaagtgagcCTGTTATAACTAATGCGTACTTAAACCTGTGTTTACCTGACAGCAACATACATATTATTACAATTAGTAAATATTGGTACAATTTAAAACTGTTatatgagtgagaaagttacaggcGCACAACCCAACATGATACCCCCAAGAtttgctaacctctcaccattacaacaACGGGAGATTATGGTTTTATATGtatgcctctgtaactttctcactcatcattattcacgattcattcaagACTATCAGTAATCATGGTAGAATCCACatttaatgtagaagtgtttagaaacatattctattatttaaaataaaagtgactccattattattattattatacattatttaccattctattgggcacaaaataatctgaaacacaaccaaaacaaacaccaaatacatccaacaagtttgtagaatcacaagcttgatgtagctATTGCGtcctatgaatatgggaccacaCTACATAATTTTAGACTACTCTACTACAAATATGACTTAATATGTCCCAATACTTCCCCTAAAATGGAGGGGGGACTATGTACacaaagtgctgtaatttctaaacggttcacacgatatggatgaaaatacccttaaATTAAAGCGGAAAGTCTACATTTCAACCTCATAGTCACAGTATAATTTCAAATTCAAAgtgttggagtacagagccaaaacaacaacaaaatattgtctctgaccctgtacatTTGGAGCTCTGTATGTTTCTTGGAAAATGATTTCAGCCTCTCACTGACAATCTAACTTTCATTTTCATTTTCTTCTGGAAAATGGTGGACCAGACAGAAAGGTATGGCGGCTCCTTTCTCAAATATCTTTAGTAGTTGATTCTAAACACAACATTGTAGTTTAATAGCAATCGTTTGCATATGTCCTAAATGAGGCGTCGTTTGGTTTTAAATTGcatgttttctttctctttccattTCGCGTTGAGTCAATAGGCTTCTCAAACACCGTGCGCACTGAACAGGTATCAACGCGACCAGCCACTTATTATCTATCTAGCGCAAAAATAAAGTGCTTCAAGATGTTAGATGAATCATTAGAGCCAGGGTGGCTATCTGAAGAAGTAAAAACCGGGGTGAGTAATCATTTGATGACATGTATGGAGGTGGAAATTATATCAGTCTATAATGTTAGGGTGTTCATTCTGTTTTTGCTTATTTATTTGTATGAATGTATAAATATAAATCTATTGCCTTTTCCAAACGTGAGTCAGTCTCAACGTGAATTTAGCTGTGTTGAGTCATTCAATTGAGTCATTTAATTATGCGCTCAATACAGTTTGGAATGCGCTTAATCAAAATTGTGTCTGTTTTCCTATCAGACCACCATCATTGCTATTGAGTTTGATGGAGGGGTGGTGCTGGGCTCTGACTCTCGAGTGTCTGCTGGGTAAGTCGCTGTACCAAGTTTTTGAAAGCCAATCATTTACAATGAACATACAAAAAGTGATGGTCCTCCCTAAACCCTCTGTttttcctccatccatcctccctcttctctccatccctcacagGGAGACTGTGGTGAACCGGGTGATGAACaagctctctctcctccatgacaAGATCTACTGCGCCCTGTCAGGCTCGGCTGCGGACGCCCAGACCATCGCTGAGATGGTTAACTCCCAGCTGGATGTGCACAGGTATTACCCGTGTTACCTGCTGCATGGCTATTTATTGTGGTCGACAATAGCTCTAGTCCTATGTATAACACATTTGGTTGAGTTAAAATGTATGGAAAAGGTTAATAGACCTTCACTGCGCATTTTCTCATGTTCTCATGGGGGTTTACCTTTATACAGTAGATGCAGTCAAACAATTATGCTATTGAGCTTTGGCTTATGTGACTTGTGACCTCTTGAACTCAGCATTGAGGTTGGAGAGGATCCTCAAGTTCGTTCAGCTGCCACTCTGGTGAAAAACATCTCGTACAAATACAAAGAAGAGCTGTCAGCGCATCTCATTGTTGCCGGGTGGGacaagagaggagggggacaggtcAGTCGCTACATAGAAATGCCACATCTATAAACACTAGTCCCATCTGTATTCATTTCTTTATTGTGCACCTTTTGGAACATTGTCTTGCACCTTGAACATTTAAACTGATGACTGAAGCTCAGAAGAGGTCATTTTAAATTGAACAATTTTGTAAATAGTTTTGAGTGCATGCTTAAATTAACTTTTAGTACAATTAGTAGGGGAGAGCCGGGACAAAAGGTAAAACGGCGTGAAAGTAACACACCCATTTGCTCAGATGAGACAGGAGCTAGAATCAGATAGTGAAATCAGCACGTTACTAATGCAGAGGACGAGCAACCTGCAAAAAAACTGCCCAGTCCAACCAAATTATCAACAAAAAGTAGTTGAGAAATGTAAGTACCCGGACGTGTTTTTCGGTTATAGAGTTGTGTTGAATTTAAGGTTCCAAACAGATGTTGTTTTCTTAAACCCATTTAGTGACTAAATGACAGCACAGGTTTCAAGTAAAATGCTAGCTAGTCTTGGTTGTTAGCCTGGGAGACGTTacaggagagatgggtgggacgAATGGAACACAATGTTACCTGATGACCTGgattaaaataaaataactttAAGCACAGGCCATTGTCTCTTCTAGTTCATAATGCTTTTATAATGTTATCAAGATATCAACAAGTGACAATGTTTAAAAATGTGATCTGACATCATTAGTATTATGCCTTAATCAATTGACTTGATGGGTCAGCTTCTCAAAAAGCTTTTATCGACCGGCTAGTGGTTAAAAATATTTATCTTTATGATTCTGGGGATCAATTACCTTGTGTTAAGCCATGGAAATGTGATAAGCATGATGAGTTTTCTGTTTGTGAAGAGAATAAAAAAGTTTATTATATCAAGACTCGAGGAGTGCATATGATAAGGGCAGTTGGAGATAACCTGATTGGTAGGGccacaaaaaaatgtaaataaaaaaacctttatttaaccagataggccagaTGGTAATAAACATCTACTACATTCCCATTGAAGTGAGATGAGAAAATGATGGTTAATATCTATTATGTGATCCATTTTAGTCCGATTAATATTGTAAGGCAAAACATTGTGGTTGAGCAACATTGCGATGTTGATGCAATGTTGATTTTCATACATTTAGAACTTGTAGCATGAATTATTATTCAAATCGACACAAATGTATTTATGGCTGATTGTACATTTGTTGAAAGTAACGAGCATTACAAATCAGAAACTTGGAGATGAGACAGCTATTGTGCACTTCTCGCCAGGTGTTACTTCCGTCCCAAGGCTGTGTTACTCCCGCCCCGCCAGCAGGTACAAAAGTAACGTTGCGGTAGTTCTGTTGCCGGCCTATTTCATGTCAATTAATTTACCCTAGAAATTAAATTACAGTTGCTAATGGTAGAGGACATATAGAAATTGAATTGTCATGAAATATGATCTCTAGCTCTATCGATCCGAGTAATTAGGAAAAGTCCTAAAAGTGTTACTTTCGTTCTGGTTCTCCCCTACATAATCAAACTCACAGTTGTTCACTAATTTGCATAGTATTTTTCCTACTTCAGAGTTTGCAAGGTTACTGTGCTCAAGCATTCCCCACCCATTTCCCCCTCCCAGGTGTATGTGACCCTGAATGGCCTTTTGTCCAGACAACCCTTTGCGGTCGGCGGCTCTGGAAGCTCCTACGTCTATGGGTTTGTTGATGCAGAGTACCGGAAGGCCATGAGCAAAGAGGACTGCCAACAGTTTGTTGTCAACAGTGAGTGACGTTGCACTTTTAAAATACTTATATGTATTGATATACCTGTATGACCTAAACAGCATGAATTAGACGCTATTAAGATGTTGTGTCATTTGTCAATAATatactctccctctttcttcataTCTCCTCTCGCTTAGCACTTTCATTGGCTATGAGTCGAGATGGTTCCAGCGGAGGTGTGGCCTACCTTGTCACTATCGATGAAAAGGGTGCAGAGGAGAAATGCATTCTGGGCAATGAGTTGCCTACTTTTTATGATCAGTGAAAACTGGGTTGTGAAAACAGTAACACTCAAGTTGTTGTAGTTATGAAACAGTGAATGAACATATGGCCACCATACGAACAAACAGTACTATTCTTCAATCTACACAGGAAATATAATGTTTGGATAGGGGTATGAATCATGCTGGCACAATGTTAAATATTCTCATCCCCACATCACTACACATACCATTTCAAAATTATTCATAATAGTTAAGCCCTCTGTTGAAGACACTGATTTTATTTTGGGTAGCTGGGGACCTCATGCTGGACTGTGTCTTTGGGTGATTCACAAGTCAATAAACCATCTCTCAATTAAACTTTCCTTGGATATTTCTCTGTATATTTTTTTcaattgacttgttaattgtttactccatgtgtaactctgtgttgtctgctcacactgctatgctttatcttggccaggtcgcagttgcaaatgagaacttgttctcaactagcctacctggttaaataaaggtgaaataaatcaaaataatTAAAAAATCCCAAAACAACTATTCAAGAAGTTTTCTGCCATCATCAAAAGTTATGGTAATATTTGCTATTATCCGTATAAGCCATGCACAGGTAAGGCCATGGAAATATTTGTAGCAAATTGTATTCAGTTTAGGTGATCATGAGTCAGTCATCAGTTACCAAGTGGATATGAAGCCAGAAGGTTTCATTTATCAACTCATTGTTGACTTTTCTGTTAATTAAAAATGGGACATTTAGGGTCTAGTCTATGACAGACCTACATTAACCTACTTAGGGTCTCCTAGTTAGTGGTCAAGATCAAATAATAGACAATAAATCAGCCAAAACTACGGTGTTAATCAGGTCACAGACATGGCCAAGTATATCTGTGGACTGTGGGAACTGTTACCTCACCTGAACACCAAATTGCGCCAAAATGGGGAGCGCTCAAGAGACCACATGTATACACTCTTCTATTTTTTTATATTCCAAATGGGTTCTTCGGTTgttcccataggataacccttttttcCAGGTATATCCTT
This window of the Oncorhynchus keta strain PuntledgeMale-10-30-2019 chromosome 20, Oket_V2, whole genome shotgun sequence genome carries:
- the LOC118399307 gene encoding proteasome subunit beta type-9-like, which produces MLDESLEPGWLSEEVKTGTTIIAIEFDGGVVLGSDSRVSAGETVVNRVMNKLSLLHDKIYCALSGSAADAQTIAEMVNSQLDVHSIEVGEDPQVRSAATLVKNISYKYKEELSAHLIVAGWDKRGGGQVYVTLNGLLSRQPFAVGGSGSSYVYGFVDAEYRKAMSKEDCQQFVVNTLSLAMSRDGSSGGVAYLVTIDEKGAEEKCILGNELPTFYDQ